In Salinarimonas sp., a genomic segment contains:
- a CDS encoding prepilin peptidase translates to MIDQLPAIVVLAAFAGTILYAAASDLTSYTIPNRASLALLGAFALFAPLSGLSLETLAWHLAAFAAVLTGTFLLFAMGWIGGGDAKLAAAIALWIGWPLLPAYLFQTAMFGAGLTLALVLMRRFPLPLALARVGWVSRLHDPRAGVPYGVALACSAFAALPALPVWRLAFPT, encoded by the coding sequence ATGATCGACCAGCTGCCCGCCATCGTCGTCCTCGCCGCGTTCGCGGGCACGATTCTGTACGCGGCCGCCAGCGATCTGACGTCCTACACGATCCCCAACCGCGCGAGCCTCGCCCTTCTCGGGGCCTTCGCTCTCTTCGCCCCCCTCTCCGGCCTGTCGCTGGAGACGCTCGCCTGGCACCTCGCCGCCTTCGCGGCGGTGCTGACCGGCACCTTTCTCCTCTTCGCCATGGGCTGGATCGGCGGCGGCGACGCCAAGCTCGCCGCGGCGATCGCGCTGTGGATCGGCTGGCCCCTGCTGCCGGCCTACCTGTTCCAGACGGCGATGTTCGGCGCCGGGCTGACCCTCGCGCTCGTCCTGATGAGGCGCTTCCCCCTGCCGCTCGCCCTCGCCCGCGTCGGCTGGGTCTCGCGTCTGCACGACCCGCGCGCCGGCGTTCCCTACGGCGTCGCGCTCGCGTGCAGCGCCTTCGCGGCGCTCCCCGCGCTGCCCGTTTGGCGACTGGCCTTCCCCACGTAA
- a CDS encoding Flp family type IVb pilin — translation MLRLARRFAHLTDGSVPTEYALIAVIIVLAIMASLPPLVPVLSGVFETLVAGFEDTRAADPQT, via the coding sequence ATGCTGCGCCTCGCCCGCCGCTTCGCGCACCTGACCGACGGCTCCGTGCCGACGGAATACGCGCTCATCGCCGTGATCATCGTCCTGGCGATCATGGCCTCGCTTCCCCCGCTCGTGCCGGTCCTCTCGGGCGTGTTCGAGACCCTGGTCGCGGGCTTCGAGGACACGAGAGCGGCGGACCCGCAAACCTGA
- a CDS encoding Flp family type IVb pilin yields the protein MTNLFKRFVKDESGATAIEYGLIAAIVAVGLIAVLNVLGTELALTFDAVQTELSTARTDNDARD from the coding sequence ATGACCAACCTGTTCAAGCGCTTCGTCAAGGACGAGTCGGGCGCCACCGCCATCGAGTACGGCCTCATCGCCGCCATCGTGGCCGTCGGCCTCATCGCCGTCCTCAACGTGCTCGGCACCGAGCTGGCGCTGACGTTCGACGCGGTTCAGACCGAGCTGAGCACCGCGCGCACCGACAACGACGCCCGCGACTGA
- a CDS encoding pilus assembly protein N-terminal domain-containing protein, producing the protein MAPAPRILAVTAPVQPSPEGDPAAGAEASMRARGPSLDVLEVYLDHAKVIRLPERAQTVIVGNPFIADVTVQRNGILVVTGKAYGATNLIALDPDGLLLAESMISVKAPADSVVVVQRGLARESYSCTPGCQPSLRLGDSAEYFGAVGAQATQRSELAVGR; encoded by the coding sequence ATGGCGCCCGCGCCTCGCATCCTCGCCGTGACCGCCCCCGTGCAGCCGTCGCCCGAAGGCGATCCGGCGGCCGGCGCGGAGGCCTCCATGCGCGCGCGGGGTCCGTCTCTCGACGTGCTCGAGGTCTATCTCGATCACGCCAAGGTCATCCGCCTGCCCGAGCGCGCGCAGACGGTCATCGTCGGCAATCCGTTCATCGCCGACGTGACGGTCCAGCGAAACGGCATCCTCGTCGTCACCGGCAAGGCCTATGGCGCGACGAACCTGATCGCGCTCGATCCGGACGGCCTGCTCCTCGCCGAGAGCATGATCAGCGTGAAGGCGCCCGCCGATTCCGTGGTCGTGGTGCAGCGCGGGCTCGCGCGCGAGAGCTACAGCTGCACGCCCGGCTGCCAGCCCTCGCTGAGGCTCGGGGACTCGGCGGAGTATTTCGGCGCCGTCGGCGCCCAGGCGACGCAGCGCAGCGAGCTGGCGGTCGGGCGCTGA